One Panicum virgatum strain AP13 chromosome 3N, P.virgatum_v5, whole genome shotgun sequence DNA segment encodes these proteins:
- the LOC120665180 gene encoding probable methyltransferase PMT23, with the protein MAVPSSDRARRPFLLSLSLFLFISAVLVLLFLFLNPSPGSVAFLPSRVSASAPSTPSPQQQNLTPVPTRGSPPHSQPTGPLPTANAEASQPPAAAEARGGSGSPGADDSSGARGVEADGKADTSVAAAGTGGDEEELPVSVRWQTCSRMGRGVSSTDYIPCLDNVQAIKALRSRRHMEHRERHCPVAPRPRCLVPLPSGYRTPVPWPRSRDMIWYNNVPHPKLVEYKKDQNWVTRSGDYLVFPGGGTQFKDGVGKYIQFIEQIMPAIQWGIRTRTVLDVGCGVASFGGYLLDRNVITMSFAPKDEHEAQIQFALERGIPAFLAVIGTQKLLFPDNSFDAVHCARCRVHWYANGGKPLLELNRVLRPGGYFIWSATPVYRQEKREQDDWHAMVTLTKSICWRTVVKSEVVNGIGVVIYQKPTSNSCYAERKANEPPLCSKTDGSRFPWYAPLDSCIFTTALSSSDERNSWPVPWPERLNVRYASVPGDSAYNKEAFEADTKYWKQIVSEVYFSDLPLNWSSIRNIMDMNAGFGGFAAALIDQPLWVMNVVPIDQPDTLPVIFNRGLIGAYHDWCESFNTYPRTYDLLHMSNLVGSLTTRCGIIEVAAEIDRILRPGRWFVLKDKIEMIKKMRPVLKSLHYETVVVKKQFLAARKSFWRPGKPASRSG; encoded by the exons atggctgtCCCGTCCTCCGACCGCGCGAGGCggcccttcctcctctcgctctcgctcttcctcttcatctccgccgtcctcgtcctcctcttcctcttcctcaacCCCTCGCCCGGATCCGTGGCCTTCCTCCCctcccgcgtctccgcctcagCCCCCTCTACACCTTCGCCTCAACAGCAGAACCTCACCCCAGTACCCACCCGCGGGAGCCCACCTCACTCGCAACCAACCGGCCCGCTGCCCACCGCGAACGCGGAGGCATCGCAGCCACCCGCCGCGGCGGAAGCCCGTGGTGGCAGCGGCTCGCCGGGAGCAGACGACAGCAGCGGCGCCAGGGGAGTCGAGGCGGACGGGAAGGCAGACACAAGCGTCGCCGCGGCGGGGACAGGCGGGGACGAGGAGGAGCTGCCGGTGAGCGTGAGGTGGCAGACGTGCAGCAGGATGGGGAGGGGCGTGTCGTCGACGGACTACATCCCGTGCCTGGACAACGTGCAGGCGATCAAGGCGCTGCGCTCGAGGCGGCACATGGAGCACCGGGAGCGACACTGCCCCGTGGCGCCGCGGCCAAGGTGCCTGGTGCCGCTGCCGTCCGGGTACCGGACGCCCGTGCCGTGGCCGCGCAGCCGTGACATG ATTTGGTACAACAACGTCCCTCACCCAAAGCTGGTGGAGTATAAGAAGGATCAGAACTGGGTTACAAGGTCTGGTGATTATCTTGTTTTCCCTGGAGGTGGAACTCAATTCAAAGATGGTGTGGGAAAATACATTCAGTTCATTGAACAG ATTATGCCGGCCATTCAGTGGGGAATACGTACAAGAACTGTCTTGGATGTTGGATGTGGTGTTGCCAGCTTTGGTGGATACTTGCTTGACAGGAATGTCATTACGATGTCATTTGCCCCAAAAGACGAGCATGAAGCTCAGATACAGTTTGCATTAGAGCGTGGAATTCCGGCATTTCTAGCAGTGATTGGAACACAAAAGCTTCTGTTTCCTGATAATTCATTTGATGCTGTACACTGTGCAAGGTGCAGGGTCCATTGGTATGCAAATG GTGGAAAACCGTTGTTGGAGCTTAATAGAGTGCTAAGGCCTGGAGGATATTTCATTTGGTCTGCAACCCCTGTCTATcgtcaagaaaaaagagaaCAGGACGACTGGCATG CAATGGTTACTCTGAcaaaatcaatctgctggagaACAGTGGTAAAATCTGAAGTTGTCAATGGAATTGGAGTTGTTATATATCAAAAGCCGACATCAAATTCTTGCTATGCTGAGAGGAAGGCCAATGAACCCCCTCTATGTTCCAAGACAGATGGATCACGTTTTCCTTG GTATGCTCCTCTTGATAGTTGCATTTTCACAACTGCTCTTTCCAGTTCGGATGAAAGAAACAGCTGGCCTGTTCCGTGGCCTGAAAGACTTAATGTCAGGTATGCAAGTGTGCCTGGTGATTCTGCTTATAACAAAGAGGCGTTTGAGGCTGATACAAAGTATTGGAAACAGATCGTTTCAGAAGTATATTTCAGTGACCTCCCACTTAATTGGTCAAGTATCCGTAACATAATGGACATGAATGCTGGTTTTGGAGG GTTTGCAGCAGCACTCATTGATCAACCTTTATGGGTTATGAATGTTGTACCAATTGATCAGCCGGATACCTTGCCAGTTATTTTCAACAGAGGTTTGATTGGGGCATATCATGACTGGTGTGAATCTTTCAACACCTACCCTCGTACCTATGATCTTCTCCACATGAGTAATCTCGTTGGAAGTCTTACAACTAG GTGTGGCATCATCGAAGTAGCAGCTGAAATCGACAGGATACTGAGACCTGGAAGATGGTTTGTGTTGAAAGACAAAATAGAAATGATAAAAAAGATGCGACCAGTCCTGAAGTCTCTGCACTATGAAACTGTCGTCGTAAAAAAGCAATTTCTTGCTGCTAGAAAGAGTTTCTGGCGTCCCGGCAAACCAGCTTCCAGATCAGGGTGA